From the Limanda limanda chromosome 2, fLimLim1.1, whole genome shotgun sequence genome, one window contains:
- the gemin6 gene encoding gem-associated protein 6: MQNNWSLIGPLEWIHYVNKQVKVKAGKDEERRGYLITVDPVSASLVLVDFREDGGTSVHVVMGHAVEEVEVLQDADEATTELLRASFLPPPRTCSLDSEELLRRRGGVRSWLEKNRFPVEEEGEELKVAGVLTIRAPYGPEDCSSSNQIILDRIQKMIQNLVQTEP, from the exons ATGCAGAACAACTGGTCTCTGATTGGTCCGCTGGAGTGGATCCATTACGTCAACAAacaggtgaaggtgaaggcGGGAAAAGATGAAGAGCGGCGCGGGTATTTAATCACAGTGGATCCGGTGTCtgccag CCTGGTGCTGGTGGACTTCAGGGAGGACGGCGGGACCTCGGTCCACGTGGTGATGGGTCACGCTGTGGAAGAGGTGGAGGTCCTGCAGGACGCTGACGAGGCGACCACCGAGCTCCTGCGCGCCTCCTTCCTGCCCCCCCCGAGGACCTGCAGCCTGGACTCCgaggagctgctgaggagaaGGGGCGGAGTCCGGAGCTGGCTGGAGAAGAACCGGTtccctgtggaggaggagggggaggagctgaaggtggCGGGGGTCCTGACCATTCGGGCCCCGTACGGACCTGAAGACTGCTCCAGCTCCAACCAGATCATTCTGGACCGCATCCAGAAAATGATCCAGAACCTGGTCCAGACTGAGCCCTGA